From a single Nakaseomyces glabratus chromosome F, complete sequence genomic region:
- the IOC4 gene encoding Ioc4p (CAGL0F06215g~Ortholog(s) have ATPase activity, DNA binding activity, role in chromatin remodeling, sister chromatid cohesion and Isw1b complex localization), with amino-acid sequence MPNIYQPTDVVLAKVKGFPAWPAMVIPKELIPENVWKIRSRISVDKAETKEDQDSTPDEEFGSDYDPNDYIIYSKVLKFKKNKEQPSLYCVKFMCDDSYIWVKQSDMQPLSVEECQEWLASKTKKNKKLIPAYEMAMKGSSGIDVWEFVEYGSMGKPDEDEYIEDDFEEPATTRRSRSKNAKIKPMRSSSRQRKKLESSVDEDDIGEAGRRTRTRAKQTNSKRDQLHALEDIIETPNKRTRKEQISKKVQTKKTKAIKPKIPEKEYYKYEDDDDWSIVGLGPQETEIGKCLSAVVKKSISKKSGDRHSEMKLDLEDKILSINKLLEVSLYKMIKNDQNQDDSLKNDLELIADEIAVALNIKGSMTEFLTVFNSNNQLIMNYRLLMNLGKKDLEKWNLWDDFQSFFQTIYDCAFIPDSHQWEVPLEEDTNNEVQPPNEVKESIQEEILAE; translated from the coding sequence ATGCCAAACATATACCAGCCTACAGATGTGGTACTGGCCAAAGTTAAGGGCTTCCCAGCATGGCCTGCAATGGTTATTCCAAAAGAGCTCATACCTGAAAATGTATGGAAGATCAGATCACGTATTTCAGTTGACAAGGCAGAAACTAAAGAAGATCAAGATAGTACTCCAGATGAAGAGTTTGGCAGTGATTATGATCCAAACGactatataatatattctaaggttttgaaattcaaaaagaacaagGAACAACCATCGCTGTACTGCGTAAAATTCATGTGTGACGATTCGTATATATGGGTGAAACAATCAGATATGCAACCTTTGTCAGTAGAGGAATGCCAGGAATGGCTCGCAAGCAAAACgaagaaaaataagaaacttATTCCGGCTTATGAAATGGCAATGAAAGGCTCTTCAGGCATTGATGTGTGGGAATTTGTTGAATATGGATCAATGGGTAAAccagatgaagatgaatatattgaagatgattttgaagaacCTGCAACTACTAGAAGAAGTCGAAGTAAAAATGCCAAAATCAAGCCAATGAGATCTTCAAGCAGgcaaaggaaaaaattaGAGTCAAGTGTAGACGAAGATGATATTGGTGAGGCTGGTAGAAGGACTAGGACCAGAGCCAAACAAACAAATAGTAAAAGAGATCAACTTCATGCCTTAGAAGACATAATTGAAACACCGAACAAAAGAACAAGGAAAGAACAAATTTCTAAAAAAGTACAAACTAAAAAGACAAAGGCCATAAAACCTAAAATTCctgaaaaagaatattacaaatatgaagatgatgacgacTGGTCAATAGTTGGTCTGGGACCTCAAGAGACTGAAATAGGGAAGTGTCTAAGCGCTGTTGTTAAAAAAAGCATTTCCAAGAAAAGTGGTGATAGACACTCCGAAATGAAACTTGATTTAGAGGATAAGATATTGAGtataaataaattattGGAAGTTTCTCTCTacaaaatgataaaaaacGACCAAAATCAAGATGATTCTCTAAAAAATGACCTAGAGCTTATAGCCGATGAAATTGCTGTGGCCTTAAATATAAAGGGAAGCATGACCGAATTTTTAACCGTTTTTAACTCTAACAATCAATTAATAATGAATTACAGATTATTAATGAATCTAGGAAAAAAAGATTTAGAGAAATGGAATCTCTGGGATGATTTTCAGTCATTTTTTCAAACTATTTATGATTGTGCCTTCATACCAGATAGCCATCAGTGGGAAGTACctcttgaagaagatactAACAATGAAGTACAACCACCTAATGAAGTAAAGGAATCCATTCAGGAGGAAATTCTTGCGGAATAA